Proteins encoded in a region of the Haloarcula salinisoli genome:
- a CDS encoding GNAT family N-acetyltransferase, whose translation MQNCYETYDSWEDRDRDRVATALRHSGEHIYALDTQVDEVVASARVLTDYSYYGVIYDVIVNKAYRDEGLGKRVVRSVVQHPPLTDVELLALLSDAAAVDYSVTLGPVGRVLEFPTAVERLDYRSIDATLTVSIVDDIAEWNDDTYEITVSDGNATVTRTDTRPDIQLDIGTFTQLFVGYGGVERARLTGTFEVYTDGVVETLSSMYPQRTLFCPDRF comes from the coding sequence GTGCAGAACTGCTACGAGACGTACGATTCTTGGGAGGATCGGGACCGAGATCGAGTCGCAACTGCTCTCAGGCACAGTGGCGAACACATCTATGCTCTCGATACCCAGGTCGATGAAGTGGTGGCCTCGGCTCGTGTCCTCACTGATTACAGCTACTATGGGGTCATCTACGACGTCATCGTCAACAAAGCCTATCGTGACGAAGGCCTCGGAAAGCGGGTCGTCAGGTCAGTAGTACAGCATCCTCCTCTGACAGATGTCGAGCTCTTGGCACTGCTCTCGGATGCTGCTGCCGTCGACTACTCGGTCACCCTGGGACCGGTCGGTCGTGTGCTTGAGTTCCCGACGGCCGTCGAACGGCTCGACTATAGGAGTATCGACGCGACACTCACCGTTTCTATTGTGGACGACATAGCCGAGTGGAACGACGATACGTACGAAATCACCGTCTCTGACGGGAACGCGACGGTGACGAGAACTGATACGCGACCGGATATCCAGCTCGATATCGGCACCTTTACCCAGCTTTTCGTCGGGTACGGCGGCGTCGAGCGGGCCAGACTGACCGGGACGTTCGAGGTCTACACCGACGGCGTGGTGGAGACGCTATCGTCGATGTACCCCCAGCGAACACTGTTCTGTCCCGACCGGTTCTAG
- a CDS encoding GNAT family N-acetyltransferase, with product MPGPEFFHSERLTYRLVEEEDYEFVQSNWNSPHVWRRMPIAEPLSQAELAQWIESDETLHLLVCTKEEPMTPRGLVYLFDIEPRNGHAELGYWLVPDAQGQGYATEAVESCLQFAFADQRLHKVIARILADNGPSRRVIEPFGFQEEGRLREYHYSDGEFKDLLIYSILATEWDENSQ from the coding sequence ATGCCAGGACCCGAGTTCTTCCACAGCGAACGGTTGACCTACAGACTCGTAGAGGAGGAGGACTACGAATTCGTTCAGTCGAACTGGAATAGCCCCCACGTCTGGCGACGGATGCCAATCGCTGAGCCGCTATCACAGGCCGAGCTTGCTCAGTGGATCGAGTCTGACGAGACACTCCACCTGCTTGTCTGCACGAAAGAGGAGCCGATGACTCCGCGTGGTCTCGTCTACCTGTTCGATATCGAACCCCGGAACGGCCACGCCGAGCTGGGCTACTGGCTCGTCCCGGACGCACAGGGACAGGGGTACGCCACCGAGGCCGTCGAATCATGTCTCCAGTTTGCCTTTGCTGACCAGCGACTACACAAAGTCATCGCCAGAATCCTGGCGGACAACGGTCCCTCCCGAAGGGTCATAGAACCGTTCGGCTTCCAGGAAGAGGGCCGTCTGCGGGAATACCACTACTCGGATGGCGAGTTCAAAGACCTGCTCATCTACAGTATTCTCGCCACGGAGTGGGACGAAAACAGTCAGTGA